From Nitrospirota bacterium, the proteins below share one genomic window:
- a CDS encoding TlpA disulfide reductase family protein: protein MKTSSAIGAAVMIAALGSLGAASADAAGGVDPYRAAGVQRISGVPEAPHFSMHTIDGHAVDSGSLRGKVVLVNFWATWCGPCKDEMPALQRLRRSLSDRQFEVLAVTADQQPEAIRNFAKTFNLEFPILVDETKEVSAAFGVRGLPTTVVIDRTGRWVGRAVGPREWDSPAMVALFENLTESPR, encoded by the coding sequence ATGAAAACCTCATCGGCAATCGGCGCCGCGGTCATGATCGCGGCGCTCGGCTCGCTGGGTGCGGCCTCGGCAGATGCGGCGGGCGGCGTCGATCCCTATCGGGCTGCGGGGGTGCAACGGATCAGCGGAGTCCCGGAGGCGCCGCACTTTTCCATGCACACCATCGATGGGCATGCAGTCGATTCCGGGAGCCTGCGCGGCAAAGTCGTGCTCGTCAATTTCTGGGCGACGTGGTGCGGTCCCTGTAAAGATGAGATGCCGGCCCTGCAGCGGCTCCGGCGCAGTTTGAGCGATCGGCAGTTCGAAGTGCTGGCTGTGACGGCCGACCAGCAGCCGGAGGCCATTCGGAATTTCGCCAAGACCTTCAACCTGGAGTTCCCCATTCTGGTGGATGAGACCAAAGAGGTGAGCGCGGCCTTCGGCGTGCGGGGGTTGCCGACGACGGTCGTGATTGATCGGACCGGCCGCTGGGTGGGCCGCGCGGTCGGTCCTCGGGAATGGGACAGTCCGGCCATGGTGGCCCTGTTTGAAAACTTGACCGAGTCTCCGCGATGA
- a CDS encoding sialidase family protein — protein MVSQKQCVRTRPSAVRSLVASLMFGLNVVLCAALVHAAQDQTEPVLGRKITVREGPGPLSPPAIRFDRTGTLHVAWFEKKGAAGDVKTVRVAPDGGEVSLVVRVNPEGGGPEALHQAPGLATGPDAELYVTWSVPNRTPGALFASDLLLARSTDGGRTFERPVLVNDDGQPISHTFEDVLADGDGRVYVAWLDGRVKSKSGASAVFACSHDRGATVGNNIVIDGMACPCCRPTASLAPDGTLWVAWRKTFPGNVRDIVVASSTDKGATFSQPILVRKDGWVFDACPHRGPSIAFDRQGRMYVGWYTEGMDEQPRIYLATSDDRGQTFSEPVSLHTSATALPDQLRMAVHPDGAVIAVWEEVTGVRKRVVMRVSEDRGRTFGPVVTLSEGAKAEHPAVAVHDDGRLAVSWTEHAFPDNRIVVRQGRLPVKKAKQPS, from the coding sequence ATGGTCAGCCAGAAGCAATGCGTCAGAACTCGGCCGTCGGCCGTCCGCTCGCTCGTTGCTTCGCTCATGTTCGGGCTGAACGTGGTCCTGTGCGCCGCCTTGGTTCATGCGGCCCAGGATCAGACAGAGCCGGTGTTGGGGCGAAAGATCACCGTTCGCGAAGGCCCTGGACCGCTGTCCCCGCCTGCGATCCGCTTCGACCGAACCGGCACATTGCATGTCGCCTGGTTCGAAAAGAAGGGAGCGGCCGGAGACGTGAAAACGGTGCGCGTTGCTCCGGATGGAGGCGAAGTTTCTCTGGTCGTTCGTGTGAATCCCGAGGGCGGAGGCCCTGAGGCGCTGCATCAGGCTCCGGGGCTGGCGACGGGGCCGGATGCCGAACTGTACGTCACCTGGTCGGTGCCCAATAGAACCCCCGGTGCCTTGTTCGCCTCGGACTTACTCCTGGCGCGCTCGACGGACGGGGGCCGCACCTTCGAACGACCGGTCCTCGTGAATGACGACGGCCAACCAATCAGCCACACTTTCGAGGATGTGCTGGCGGATGGAGACGGCCGCGTCTATGTCGCGTGGCTGGACGGCCGGGTGAAAAGCAAAAGCGGGGCAAGCGCCGTCTTCGCCTGTTCCCACGATAGGGGCGCGACGGTTGGAAACAACATCGTCATCGACGGGATGGCCTGTCCCTGTTGCCGGCCCACGGCGTCATTGGCGCCGGACGGCACCCTGTGGGTCGCGTGGCGCAAAACCTTTCCCGGGAATGTCCGGGACATCGTGGTGGCGAGCTCGACGGACAAAGGCGCGACGTTTTCACAGCCGATACTGGTACGGAAGGACGGATGGGTCTTCGACGCCTGTCCCCATCGTGGCCCGTCCATTGCGTTCGACCGGCAGGGGCGCATGTATGTCGGCTGGTACACCGAGGGTATGGATGAGCAACCGCGAATCTACTTGGCGACGTCGGACGACCGTGGCCAGACTTTTTCCGAGCCAGTGTCCCTTCACACTTCGGCCACGGCATTGCCCGATCAGTTACGGATGGCGGTGCATCCGGATGGCGCGGTGATCGCGGTGTGGGAAGAAGTGACCGGCGTGCGGAAGCGCGTTGTGATGCGCGTCTCGGAAGATCGGGGGCGCACGTTCGGACCGGTCGTAACGCTGAGTGAAGGTGCCAAGGCGGAGCATCCGGCGGTGGCCGTTCATGACGACGGCCGGCTGGCCGTGAGTTGGACGGAACATGCGTTCCCCGACAATCGGATCGTCGTGCGGCAGGGCCGGCTGCCGGTGAAGAAGGCGAAGCAGCCGTCATGA
- a CDS encoding redoxin domain-containing protein translates to MKALLSVVMVVTGLAFVSNQAADVVWGMSERPPVVGTPAADFSLTDLDGRTHSLSQYRGQIVLVNFWATWCKPCTTEMPAMQATYDRLRDKGFVVLAVNELEDEAKVRDHIRTYGHTFPVLLDRDNRVANQFGVFGLPVSVFIDGSGVVQEYIKGGLLTEQKIIEVLSRIRAAGVPKAASLR, encoded by the coding sequence ATGAAAGCGCTCCTGAGCGTTGTCATGGTCGTGACAGGACTGGCCTTTGTGTCGAACCAGGCGGCCGACGTGGTCTGGGGGATGTCCGAACGGCCGCCGGTCGTCGGAACACCGGCCGCGGACTTCAGTCTGACCGACTTGGACGGCCGCACCCACAGCCTGAGCCAGTATCGAGGCCAGATCGTGCTGGTGAATTTTTGGGCGACCTGGTGCAAGCCCTGCACGACCGAAATGCCGGCTATGCAGGCGACCTACGATCGGCTCCGCGACAAGGGATTCGTCGTATTGGCCGTCAACGAACTGGAAGATGAGGCAAAGGTCCGGGACCATATTCGAACCTACGGCCACACGTTCCCGGTGCTGCTGGATCGCGACAATCGCGTAGCGAACCAGTTCGGGGTGTTCGGCCTGCCGGTCAGCGTGTTCATCGACGGGTCCGGCGTGGTGCAGGAGTACATCAAGGGGGGCCTGTTGACTGAGCAGAAAATCATCGAAGTCCTCAGCCGTATTCGGGCGGCTGGAGTGCCGAAGGCGGCGTCATTGAGGTAG
- a CDS encoding tetratricopeptide repeat protein — MPDQRQRGPKLVRPLIWTLVASLVVLGAAHSATPDAAQRHYDRAFGLFRQGDFDGAIEALKKSIEIDPRSAESYHLLGLVYFQGKKKPVEAAEALQRSLTLKPDSAEVLNDLADVYLSQGKSAEAERALTRAISVAPRDEEAYFDLAKLYETRHDHAAAIRAYETLLGFHPDHLDALFSLASLYDYQGDSRRALGLLRKLVKAHPRYADGWYLMGRIAEKTNDLAEASYAYRQAIAVKPDLVDAHYNLGFIYRSQGRLADAAKEFQEVVRLRPGYAEAHMNLGVVYTSLNKLDEAERAYETAVALKPDFVEAHYNLGVFYELHRKDAAKALAQYRKYRELGGKDDRVERIVGQGGR; from the coding sequence ATGCCGGATCAGAGACAACGGGGGCCGAAACTCGTGCGGCCGCTCATCTGGACGTTGGTCGCGAGTCTTGTGGTGCTCGGCGCCGCTCACAGCGCTACGCCCGACGCCGCTCAGCGGCACTACGACCGAGCGTTCGGGCTCTTCCGCCAAGGGGACTTTGACGGCGCCATCGAAGCGCTGAAAAAGTCCATCGAGATCGATCCCCGCTCTGCCGAATCCTACCATTTGCTCGGGCTTGTGTATTTCCAAGGAAAAAAAAAGCCGGTCGAGGCGGCCGAGGCGCTTCAGCGGTCGCTCACGCTCAAGCCCGATTCCGCAGAGGTCCTGAACGACCTGGCCGATGTGTACCTGTCGCAGGGCAAGTCGGCCGAGGCCGAGCGTGCGCTGACGCGGGCCATTTCGGTTGCACCGCGCGACGAAGAGGCCTATTTTGATCTGGCGAAACTCTATGAGACACGCCACGACCACGCGGCGGCGATTCGCGCCTATGAAACACTGCTCGGCTTCCATCCGGACCATCTCGATGCCCTCTTCAGTTTGGCGAGCCTCTACGACTATCAGGGCGACAGCCGCCGCGCACTGGGGCTTCTGCGGAAGCTTGTGAAAGCTCATCCTCGGTATGCGGACGGGTGGTATCTCATGGGACGGATCGCCGAGAAGACGAACGATCTGGCTGAAGCCTCCTACGCGTACCGGCAGGCGATCGCGGTGAAACCGGATCTGGTCGACGCCCACTATAACCTGGGATTCATCTACCGCAGCCAAGGACGACTCGCGGACGCCGCGAAGGAGTTTCAGGAGGTCGTGCGGCTGCGTCCCGGGTACGCCGAGGCCCACATGAATCTCGGCGTCGTCTATACCAGCCTGAACAAGTTGGATGAAGCCGAGCGCGCCTATGAAACCGCGGTCGCGTTGAAACCCGACTTCGTCGAGGCCCATTACAATCTGGGCGTGTTCTACGAGTTGCATCGCAAGGATGCGGCCAAGGCCCTCGCCCAATACCGGAAGTACCGGGAGCTCGGGGGAAAAGACGACCGGGTCGAACGGATCGTGGGGCAGGGGGGACGGTAA
- the secA gene encoding preprotein translocase subunit SecA, with product MFTRILNLIFGSKNDREIKALRPIVDRINQLEPSLTPLSDLALADKTQVFRKRLEAGEALDDLLPEAFAVCREASRRRLNMRHFDVQLLGGMILHKGRIAEMKTGEGKTLVATLPLYLNALEGKGCHLVTVNDYLAKRDAQWMGPIYHSLALSVGVIQHDASFLFDPTYDAADKRLQHLRPCTRQEAYRADITYGTNNEFGFDYLRDNLIVSDLSQCVQRELNYAIVDEVDSILIDEARTPLIISGPTEQSTDLYYRINAIIPQLKLDRDYTIEEKTKTAALTEEGNARVEKLLGVDNLYDLAHMDLVHHVIKALQAHALYKRDVDYVVKDGEVIIVDEFTGRLMPGRRWSDGLHQAVEAKEGVKIANENQTLASVTFQNYFRMYKKLAGMTGTADTEAGEFAKIYNLDVNVIPTNRPMIRKDYPDVVYRTEREKFNAIVEEIKDCYERGQPVLVGTISIEKSERLSSYLSKHGIKHSVLNAKYHEKEAEIIAQAGRKGAVTIATNMAGRGTDILLGGNPDFLFKRILYQDEHLPDDKKLEIYEQIKADCEKNKQEVVALGGLHILGTERHESRRIDNQLRGRAGRQGDPGSSRFYLSLEDDLLRIFASERISNLMLKLGMEEGVPIEHRMVTRSIENAQKKVEAHNFEIRKQLLEYDDVMNKQREVIYQHRRAVLAGENLKEDVLEMMDEVIQSLVDVYCAEDQYPEEWDFKGLADAMQAQFALDIARGSGDPAAHFKDLGRDAIIEDLRDQVRAAYEQKERELGSDLMRYLEKMLLLQVIDHHWKDHLLAMDQLRDGIGLRGYGQKDPLIEYKREGFDMFAAMMSRIKSDALERLFRVQAVRGEEPPPVARPAGPPRLTLNRGDAPAAPRPVQRQHEKVGRNDPCPCGSGKKYKKCHGQ from the coding sequence ATGTTCACCAGAATTCTAAACCTCATTTTCGGCAGCAAGAACGACCGGGAGATCAAGGCGCTGCGGCCCATCGTGGACCGCATCAACCAGCTTGAGCCCTCGCTCACACCGCTCTCCGACCTTGCACTGGCCGACAAGACGCAGGTATTTCGCAAGCGGCTGGAAGCCGGCGAGGCGCTGGATGATCTGCTGCCGGAAGCCTTCGCCGTCTGCCGGGAAGCCTCGCGGCGCCGGCTCAACATGCGGCATTTCGACGTGCAGTTGCTCGGCGGCATGATCCTGCACAAAGGCCGCATCGCCGAAATGAAGACCGGCGAGGGCAAAACGCTCGTCGCGACGCTGCCCCTATACCTCAATGCGCTGGAGGGCAAGGGCTGCCACCTGGTGACCGTCAACGACTACCTGGCGAAACGCGACGCGCAGTGGATGGGTCCGATCTACCATTCGCTCGCCTTATCGGTCGGGGTGATCCAGCACGACGCGTCGTTCCTGTTCGATCCGACCTACGACGCCGCGGACAAACGTCTGCAGCACCTGCGGCCCTGCACCAGGCAGGAAGCCTATCGGGCGGACATCACGTACGGCACCAACAACGAGTTCGGCTTCGATTACCTGCGCGACAACCTGATCGTCAGCGATCTGAGCCAGTGCGTCCAGCGGGAGCTGAACTACGCGATCGTGGACGAGGTGGACAGCATCCTCATCGACGAGGCGAGGACGCCGCTGATCATTTCCGGCCCGACGGAACAGTCCACGGACCTCTACTACCGCATCAACGCCATCATTCCGCAGCTCAAGCTGGACCGCGACTACACCATCGAAGAGAAGACCAAGACCGCCGCGCTCACCGAAGAAGGCAACGCGCGGGTCGAAAAGCTGCTCGGCGTGGACAACCTGTACGACCTCGCTCACATGGATCTCGTCCACCACGTCATCAAGGCGCTGCAAGCCCACGCCCTCTACAAGCGAGACGTGGATTACGTCGTCAAGGACGGCGAAGTCATCATCGTGGACGAGTTTACCGGCCGGCTCATGCCGGGCCGGCGGTGGAGCGACGGGCTGCACCAGGCGGTGGAGGCGAAGGAAGGCGTCAAGATCGCCAACGAGAACCAGACCCTGGCGTCCGTGACCTTCCAGAATTACTTCCGCATGTACAAGAAGCTGGCCGGCATGACCGGCACGGCCGACACGGAAGCGGGCGAGTTCGCCAAGATCTACAACCTCGACGTGAACGTGATTCCGACCAACCGACCGATGATCCGGAAGGATTACCCCGATGTGGTCTACCGGACCGAACGGGAGAAGTTCAACGCGATCGTCGAGGAGATCAAGGACTGCTACGAGCGGGGGCAGCCGGTGCTGGTCGGCACGATCTCCATCGAGAAGTCGGAGCGGCTGTCGTCCTACCTGAGCAAGCACGGCATCAAGCACAGCGTCCTGAACGCCAAGTACCACGAGAAGGAAGCCGAAATCATCGCGCAGGCCGGCCGCAAGGGCGCCGTCACGATCGCCACCAACATGGCCGGCCGCGGGACGGACATTCTGCTGGGCGGCAATCCCGATTTCCTGTTCAAGCGCATCCTCTATCAGGATGAGCACCTGCCCGACGACAAGAAGCTCGAGATCTACGAACAGATCAAAGCCGACTGCGAGAAGAACAAGCAGGAGGTGGTCGCGTTGGGCGGCCTCCACATCCTCGGCACCGAGCGGCACGAGAGCCGCCGCATCGACAATCAGCTCCGCGGCCGGGCCGGCCGCCAGGGGGATCCCGGCTCTTCGCGATTCTACCTCTCGCTCGAAGACGACCTCCTCCGCATCTTCGCGTCGGAGCGTATCTCCAACCTGATGCTCAAGCTCGGCATGGAAGAAGGCGTCCCGATCGAACATCGGATGGTGACCCGCTCCATCGAGAACGCGCAGAAGAAGGTCGAGGCGCATAACTTCGAGATCCGCAAGCAACTGCTCGAATACGACGACGTGATGAACAAGCAGCGCGAGGTCATCTACCAGCACCGCCGCGCCGTGCTCGCCGGCGAGAATCTCAAAGAAGACGTTCTGGAGATGATGGACGAGGTGATCCAGTCGCTGGTCGATGTGTATTGCGCGGAAGACCAGTACCCGGAAGAATGGGATTTCAAGGGCCTGGCCGACGCCATGCAGGCCCAGTTCGCGCTCGACATCGCGCGCGGCTCAGGCGATCCCGCCGCGCACTTCAAAGACCTCGGCCGCGACGCGATCATCGAGGATCTGCGGGATCAGGTCCGGGCCGCGTACGAGCAGAAGGAGCGGGAACTCGGCTCCGACCTCATGCGCTATCTGGAAAAGATGCTGCTCCTGCAGGTGATCGACCACCATTGGAAGGATCACCTGCTCGCGATGGACCAACTGCGGGACGGCATCGGCCTGCGCGGCTACGGGCAGAAGGACCCGCTGATCGAGTACAAGCGCGAAGGCTTCGACATGTTCGCCGCCATGATGTCCCGCATCAAGTCGGACGCGCTGGAACGGCTGTTCCGCGTGCAGGCCGTCCGCGGAGAAGAACCGCCGCCCGTCGCCCGTCCGGCCGGGCCTCCTCGCCTCACCCTCAACCGCGGCGACGCACCGGCCGCGCCCCGCCCCGTCCAGCGCCAGCACGAAAAAGTCGGCCGCAACGATCCATGCCCCTGCGGCAGCGGAAAGAAATACAAAAAATGCCACGGCCAATAA